The DNA segment GCCAAGCGCCTCAGCTCGCCTGCGTCTTTCCAGTTGTGCTTTTTCGAATGTGTCTCTGCTGATAATGGGCGGATAGAATTTATCCTCAACATACCGTTTATCTGCCAGCATTCTTGCAATAGATGTGTGGTAGCGCTTAATACCCGCTTTTTGGGCTGCTTCGGTTAAAGAAAGCCCAGAAAGATAAGCCTCAAATAGTTTCTCAATCTTAACTGTTTCCTCTTCATTAACGACAGCCCTGCCGTTTTGAATGGTATATCCAAAAGGTATATGGCTCATCATTTCACCAACCTTTCCCTTAAGTTCAATCCGCATTTCATTTTGAAACCTATTTCCTCCTGTGAAAACACAATGATTTCACGGGTAAAATTCTCAAATATTTCGCTATCAAATGCATCAATCTGCTTTTCAGCTTTCGTTGCAAATTTAAGAAGCTTCTCAACCTCAACGAGGATAGTCTGACTCCCATCGATTGCGCGTTTTATGGCTTCTTTTTGTTCTTTTAATATGGCTGCTTCTTTGAGCAGCTCATTTTTCTGTGTATTAAAAAGAGCGGGTTCCAGGTATCCTTTGGCCATAAGACCCATAATCACCTGAACTCGCTCTGTATTTTCTTTGATTTTTGTTTCCATCTCCTGAATCTTTGTTATGTTATCTGAGTAATTTGATTTCTTCAAGCTTTGTAGCAATGGTCTTAGAATGAATTTATGACCGAAAATAAGCTTATTGATCATTACAACGAAGGCCTGATGGATTGCATCCTCTCTGACAAACTTCATGGAACAGCTTGATGCGTCCTTTATATGCTTTGTGCAGCACCATGCAATATATTTACGGTTACCGCTGCCATGAATTCGACGCTTAAAACTGCTGCCACATTCTGCGCATTTGATTTTCCCAGAGAAAGGGTAGCGTTTTTGATACTTACTGCTTCCCTTAATTACACCTTTTTCTTTTCCTCTTTGCTTTAATATCTCTTGGGCGGCTTCAAATTCCTCATGGGATATAATGGCTTCATGATGATCTTTTATCATGTATTGATCTTTTTCCCCATGATTATAATGCCGCTTAAAATTCTCATCTGTATAGGTTTTTTGCAGAAGAACATCCCCAGTATATTTTTCATTGCTTAAAATGCCGCGGATAGTTGTCGCTGTCCAGTGTGAACCTCTCTTTGTTGGGATTTTATCCGAATTTAGCCCATCTGCAATTTTCTGTGTACCTTTACCTGCCAAAGCTTCAGAAAAAATCCGCTTTATGATTTCAGCCTGTTCTTTATTGATAAATAGCTTTCCATCCACATAATCGTAACCATAGGGAGGGTACGAAATTTTGTATGTTCCGTTTTGGAACCTACGCCTGATAGACCACTTACTATTTTCTGCAATGGATAATGACTCGTTTTCTGCAAGGCTGCTCAAAATTGTCAGCACCAATTCGCCTTCCATGCGCTGCGTGTTTATATTCTCTTTCTCGAAATAGATGAAAACACCGAGATCCGTAAGTTTTCGCACCATTTCAATGCAGTCGGTTGTGTTTCTGGCAAATCTGCTGACTGACTTGGTTATAATAAAGTCAATTTTCTTGTTTTCGCAATCTGCAAGCAGTCTCAAAAGTCCAGTTCGGTTTTCCTTTTTTGTGCCTGATATGCCTTCATCATAGTAGATCCCTGCAAACTCCCAATCAGGATTTGCTTTTATATAGGATTCATAATGGTCTTTTTGTGCTTCCAGGCTTGCCATTTGTTCATCACTGTCTGTTGAAACCCTGCAATAAGCCGCTACCCTCACCTTTGGCTTGAAAGCTTGGAGAGCATTGTTTCCATCAATCCTTGTTACCTTTCTCACTGTTTTCACCTCCTTTTGGTATGTGACATGTTACCTCTGTGTGCCGCTAATAGCAAGCCAATTAGGCCATAAGCTGTGCGTACATCGGCGTGAAAGTTTTGCGGTTCAACTTGTCGATTTTGTTGAATTCTTCTTCTGAAATCAGTCCCGCCTTAAGCATCCTCTGCAGAATTTTGTACGCCCGCCAGTAATCAACCTCTCTTTGAATTTCCTCCTGTGTTATCTTTGTATTGTTCGTTTCCTGCGGGTTATATGGTAAATGATTAGCCGCCTCTATCATTCAAGCACCTCCTATAAAAACTTAGGACAGCCGCGATTGGCTGTCCTTTATCGTTATTCCGGCAATTTGAGAACTTGTCCGGGGTAAATAGTATCTGAAGTCAGGCCATTGAGTTTCTTAATCTCCGGATATCTTGTTCCTCTACCGAGTTCTTTTTCTGCTATTCTCCATAAGGTGTCGCCTTTTTGCACTGTATAGGTTCTATTGTTCTTGCTATCAGGAATATTGTTTACAATTACAAGGTTTTCTTTTGCTACCCAAGTGTTTATGCCTGCAATCTCTTGACCGCCGGATTTCTTAACCTTTTTGCCAAGCAAAACACATTCTTTGCCGCCTTTTATGACCGGCTTGCCTTTGTATAAAGTCTGTGTGACCCTGTGGTAATAGTCATTTTTGACCCACGTTGGAACTTCCACACTGCCGGGGTAGTAATTCTTTACACTGACCTTAAACTCCACCATATCTCCAATTCCAATATCAGTATTGATATCTGTACTGTTCTCCAGCGCTTTTTTTACTGCTTTACGGAAAGTGTCCATATTCTCCCCATGCTTGGGAAACCAGTGCATCACATCAGCATGGTTGCTGGCAATACCGAGCTTATATCCTTCGGAGTGGCAGATGATGTCATTCTCATTAAGACCGTACTTCTTGCAGAGCATAACGCAGAGTTCAACAGCATTCTGCCACGCTTTACGGAAATAATCTTCCTGCTTTGCTGCATCATAACCCACCATTACCGACCCGGATTTATACGAAAACCCAGCAGGCTCACAGATTTCAAAGCCAATATGGGTATTGTTGGCTGCTCCTCCCGCATGCCACCCGCGATGATCCCAAGGCAGGTATTGCCAAACCTCTTTATCGTCTACAAAAGCATGTACACATACCTGCCTATTTATTTCGCCGGCCTTGTAAGATTTGTTCCAACGGGAAAACCACTCAGCCGCCATTACACCCGGCACAGCTGTCGAATGTACCATGATTCCTTTAGGCGTGATTTTGCGGCCTGCTGTATAGCAATCGTTTCGCGTCATGTATTTAGTAAAAAGCTTCATTTCTTTTCATCCTCCTCATTTGAGCGGCCATGCAGTTGTTCCAATGCGTTCTTCAGCTTTTCAGGAATGGGCAGTCCTATATGTGCTGCATTCTCAAGAATTGAAACTCCTTCATTACTTAGGTAAAAGAAAATCACTGCTGTCCGAATTGCCCCGCCATTGCCGAGCACCTGGCTGTCGATTATGTGTCCCACACCTACAAGTACAAAAATAAGTACCTTCTTAAAGATGCCCTTGGCCCCGACTTCACTCGAAAGCTTTCTGTCTACAACGGCACACATCACTCCGGTCACATAGTCAATGGCTACAAAAGCGATGAGTGCATATAAAAATCCATCCAGCCCTCCAAGAAACCAGCCAAGAAATCCGCCAATAGCAGTAAAAACCGCCTGTATCCAGTTCCATACTGTTTTCATTGTCTTAACCCTCCGTTCAACTTGAGTTTTGCATATAAAAAAGCGCCCTGCCTTATAGCAAAGCGCTGAATA comes from the Defluviitalea raffinosedens genome and includes:
- a CDS encoding N-acetylmuramoyl-L-alanine amidase, whose protein sequence is MKLFTKYMTRNDCYTAGRKITPKGIMVHSTAVPGVMAAEWFSRWNKSYKAGEINRQVCVHAFVDDKEVWQYLPWDHRGWHAGGAANNTHIGFEICEPAGFSYKSGSVMVGYDAAKQEDYFRKAWQNAVELCVMLCKKYGLNENDIICHSEGYKLGIASNHADVMHWFPKHGENMDTFRKAVKKALENSTDINTDIGIGDMVEFKVSVKNYYPGSVEVPTWVKNDYYHRVTQTLYKGKPVIKGGKECVLLGKKVKKSGGQEIAGINTWVAKENLVIVNNIPDSKNNRTYTVQKGDTLWRIAEKELGRGTRYPEIKKLNGLTSDTIYPGQVLKLPE
- a CDS encoding phage holin family protein, with protein sequence MKTVWNWIQAVFTAIGGFLGWFLGGLDGFLYALIAFVAIDYVTGVMCAVVDRKLSSEVGAKGIFKKVLIFVLVGVGHIIDSQVLGNGGAIRTAVIFFYLSNEGVSILENAAHIGLPIPEKLKNALEQLHGRSNEEDEKK
- a CDS encoding recombinase family protein, producing the protein MRKVTRIDGNNALQAFKPKVRVAAYCRVSTDSDEQMASLEAQKDHYESYIKANPDWEFAGIYYDEGISGTKKENRTGLLRLLADCENKKIDFIITKSVSRFARNTTDCIEMVRKLTDLGVFIYFEKENINTQRMEGELVLTILSSLAENESLSIAENSKWSIRRRFQNGTYKISYPPYGYDYVDGKLFINKEQAEIIKRIFSEALAGKGTQKIADGLNSDKIPTKRGSHWTATTIRGILSNEKYTGDVLLQKTYTDENFKRHYNHGEKDQYMIKDHHEAIISHEEFEAAQEILKQRGKEKGVIKGSSKYQKRYPFSGKIKCAECGSSFKRRIHGSGNRKYIAWCCTKHIKDASSCSMKFVREDAIHQAFVVMINKLIFGHKFILRPLLQSLKKSNYSDNITKIQEMETKIKENTERVQVIMGLMAKGYLEPALFNTQKNELLKEAAILKEQKEAIKRAIDGSQTILVEVEKLLKFATKAEKQIDAFDSEIFENFTREIIVFSQEEIGFKMKCGLNLRERLVK
- a CDS encoding SHOCT domain-containing protein; its protein translation is MIEAANHLPYNPQETNNTKITQEEIQREVDYWRAYKILQRMLKAGLISEEEFNKIDKLNRKTFTPMYAQLMA